Proteins from a genomic interval of Oreochromis aureus strain Israel breed Guangdong linkage group 6, ZZ_aureus, whole genome shotgun sequence:
- the fam193a gene encoding protein FAM193A isoform X1 — MSPTDAKRGAKRRKNKRGGGSSCSAVCNTSGGKAGVASALGCEGTAAPASVVSFLTPGSAGSGNIGSITGINDEVKVNSSVTPQFTEGPVNADFSGVLQTPFTFGLNQRAPYTAGDRCLLCRCERKDTVVPSEAGISGQNGMAQPAKTPSALQLPLWVCSDCRRTVEKEDRHTTLEQSLGSQDFLLHMPVGNGNLGQEAATGDRLTTAAPTLPMLPAPDLTTPMPADTVCSCEACNERREISAESERESQQLQNHWSELRYLVRYIYRQTGTPLADDHDQPLERDKEGMKELVDRLCEKDPYQLYQRLEQQAREYVLEMKVRLLKHLSAGSKNTGPSGTIAAAQGPPQAHQFISLLLEEYNALCQAARTISSFLLTLENEHLQKFQVTWELHNKHLFENLVFAEPILHSSLPALIAQLKHGTASHDSYNEDTYRTLLESYQQLQQEMASVAAQWQECEKRIDDYVDEQMLFKVEGQNITNQRTEPHKSLISKNTLKTKQGMLKEDWEFFKQRRFIEEQLPNSKKSPTGENNFTDTMRMLSSRLSIPDCPNCNYRRRCTCDDCSLSHILTCGIMDSPIAEDLHIKLPMQGDPPRDFLTEVHPPSLSSGSSASGSNSSSPITIQQHPRLILPEGDTNTFISDDDEVPPLSSKFGDMYPMSGYEDNGVVTAAVNGLHNDINGEGENVALKTGSPRITSSSSSSEGDEEEANGDGGGEPPGQQEQLSSGKTNSPPPSYNHQQAEQVQHACECHVCNQDPSSSTLGPATCLPPSRLHAAPPPPAVGHQFFTDSKTPPAHPALHLYPHIHGHLPLHNFSRPLLHPTLYPPSPPLTHNKPLPPNPISNHSAAKQPAFSASLPEHVYQNCFGGAGGAGDWNSSLQCLSLKFENLWDAAVMKSWNPSVLLPESLPGDMLGPPLADVPLPPTSSICPQGEHPSLPTPLPPSSSSSLSSSLSSSSSSSCSSSEAKEQKKTGAKKKCLYNFQDAFMETNRVVMATSASTSSVSCTATTVQSSNNPPIHLASKRPNSLDDVFHNLGKEDHRQPTPTTPRNGSTGLTSLPPLSGPPLPPAPTAHLPTIGSQPFPKMATPAPDFADSHQGLCLPPAEPPATSMDGPISAPPSVCSDPDCEGHRCEGNGGYEHPPYDGEESQDEDSCSEHSSSTSTSTNQKEGKYCDCCYCEFFGHGGPPAAPTSRNYAEMREKLRLRLTKRKEEQPKREEQQPVIERDGGVEDHRRVEDLLQFINSADSKPASSSKAAKRARHKQKKMEEKARLEAEAREREEQQLLEEQQRRQRQEEEEALQKELLRLQELQQHRAAKKKKKEKAKENTAPPHNNPQPLKQTAQNVLDNLQNGKSQLLQTLIRLPDQKEPRFDSLPRPHLQHSPNCAAEKGFTNIPNSPPDLLNGTSSLLEVSSKSKGKQSAKVPTSEAAVKKAPELPKSSDAPVKLANGAATTTDTKAMRTRPAEALASLPTSEPQREERSNNRSASGKRQQHQPLAQTKEDRISPPVSNPSPSPPPTSQPEQTQQNGKPPTAESPQPKGKTKKSKKKKADKMNSSIDDVFLPKDIDLDSTEMDETEREVEYFKRFCLDSARQTRQRLSINWSNFSLKKATFAAH, encoded by the exons ATGAGTCCAACCGATGCTAAACGGGGGGCTAAACGCAGGAAGAACAAGCGGGGCGGTGGCAGTAGCTGCAGTGCTGTCTGCAATACCAGCGGTGGCAAGGCCGGGGTTGCTTCGGCCCTGGGCTGTGAGGGAACAGCAGCACCTGCCTCTGTCGTCAGCTTTTTGACACCTGGCAGTGCAGGCAGCGGGAATATAGGATCCATCACGGGCATAAACGACGAG GTCAAAGTGAACAGCAGCGTCACACCACAGTTTACGGAAGGACCGGTGAATGCTGACTTCTCTGGAGTCCTTCAG ACCCCATTCACATTTGGCCTGAACCAGCGGGCGCCCTACACTGCTGGTGACCGCTGCCTCTTGTGTCGATGTGAGCGTAAAGACACTGTCGTGCCTTCAGAGGCAGGCATCTCAGGCCAGAACGGTATGGCACAGCCTGCCAAGACTCCCAGTGCCCTACAGCTGCCTTTGTGGGTCTGCTCTGACTGCAGGCGCACAGTGGAGAAGGAGGACCGACATACTACTCTAGAGCAGTCTTTGGGG AGTCAGGACTTTCTTTTGCACATGCCTGTGGGTAATGGAAACTTGGGCCAGGAGGCAGCCACAGGGGACAGACTGACCACTGCTGCGCCTACTCTACCCATGCTTCCTGCCCCGGACCTCACCACGCCGATGCCTGCTGATACAGTGTGCAGCTGTGAAGCTTGCAACGAGAGGCG GGAGATCTCTGCCGAGTCGGAGAGGGAGTCGCAGCAGCTGCAGAACCACTGGTCGGAGCTTCGCTACCTGGTGCGCTACATCTACAGACAGACGGGAACGCCACTTGCAGATGACCACGACCAGCCTCTAGAGAGAGACAAGGAGGGCATGAAGGAGCTGGTGGACAG ACTCTGTGAAAAGGATCCCTATCAGCTCTACCAGCGGTTGGAGCAGCAGGCTCGGGAATATGTCTTGGAAATGAAAGTGCGTCTACTGAAGCACCTTTCTGCAGGTTCCAAGAACACGGGACCATCTGGGACCATAGCTGCAGCCCAAGGTCCTCCTCAAGCCCACCAGTTCATTTCCCTTTTGCTGGAGGAATACAACGCCCTCTGTCAAGCTGCACGAACCATCAGCAGCTTCCTGCTCACCCTG GAAAATGAGCACCTCCAGAAATTTCAGGTGACCTgggagctgcacaacaaacacCTTTTCGAGAATCTGGTTTTCGCCGAACCGATCTTACACAGCAGTTTACCGGCACTCATTGCACAGCTTAA GCATGGCACAGCTTCCCATGATTCATACAACGAAGATACGTACAGGACGTTATTAGAGAGCTACCAGCAACTGCAGCAGGAGATGGCTTCAGTGGCTGCTCAGTGGCAGGAGTGCGAGAAGAGGATTGATGACTATGTGGATGAACAG ATGCTTTTTAAGGTGGAGGGTCAGAATATTACCAACCAAAGAACAGAGCCACACAAGTCTTTAATTAGCAAAAAT ACTTTAAAGACTAAGCAGGGAATGCTGAAAGAGGACTGGGAATTCTTTAAGCAAAGAAGGTTTATAGAAGAACAG ttaCCCAACAGTAAGAAATCCCCCACCGGAGAAAACAACTTCACAGACACTATGAGAATGCTGTCATCTCGTCTGAGTATTCCAGACTGTCCAAACTGCAATTACAGAAGAAG gTGCACATGTGACGACTGTAGCCTCTCTCACATCCTAACGTGTGGCATAATGGACTCTCCCATCGCTGAGGACCTCCACATCAAACTACCCATGCAAGGGGATCCTCCCCGGGACTTCTTGACAGAGGTACACCCTCCTAGCCTCTCCTCCGGCAGTTCAGCGTCCGGCTCCAACTCCAGTTCTCCCATCACCATCCAGCAGCATCCGAGACTCATTCTGCCTGAAGGGGACACCAACACTTT CATTAGCGATGATGACGAAGTGCCTCCGTTGTCCAGTAAGTTTGGGGACATGTATCCTATGAGTGGTTATGAGGACAACGGTGTGGTGACTGCTGCTGTGAACGGTCTCCATAACGACATCAACGGGGAAGGTGAAAACGTGGCGCTAAAGACAGGG TCTCCTCGCattaccagcagcagcagctcatcgGAGGGTGACGAGGAGGAAGCTAATGGTGACGGTGGTGGGGAGCCCCCAGGGCAGCAGGAACAGCTTTCCTCAGGAAAGACCAATAGTCCTCCACCCTCCTACAACCACCAACAG GCAGAGCAGGTCCAGCATGCCTGCGAGTGCCACGTGTGCAACCAGGACCCCAGCTCTTCCACCCTGGGCCCTGCCACGTGTTTGCCCCCAAGTCGGCTCCACGCTGCGCCTCCTCCCCCCGCTGTGGGACACCAATTCTTCACAGACAGCAAGACCCCCCCTGCACACCCCGCCCTCCACTTGTACCCACACATCCACGGCCACTTGCCCCTACACAACTTCTCCCGGCCCCTCCTGCACCCCACACTCTACCCACCAAGCCCACCTCTCACACACAACAAG CCTCTGCCCCCCAACCCTATATCAAACCACTCGGCGGCCAAGCAGCCAGCCTTCAGTGCATCTTTACCAGAGCATGTATACCAGAACTGCTTCGGCGGTGCGGGCGGTGCAGGTGACTGGAACAGCTCTCTGCAGTGCCTCTCGCTCAAGTTTGAGAATTTATGGGATGCTGCTGTGATGAAGAGCTGGAATCCGTCTGTGCTGTTGCCCGAATCACTTCCAG GTGATATGCTTGGACCACCACTTGCTGATGTCCCCCTCCCTCCAACCTCATCTATTTGCCCCCAAGGGGAACATCCCTCACTGCCCACGCCTCTGCCCCCTTCCTCGTCTTCTTCCTTGTCATCATCTTTGTCATCGTCCTCCTCGTCCTCATGCTCCTCTTCAGAAGCCAAAGAGCAGAAGAAGACCGGCGCCAAGAAGAAGTGTCTCTACAATTTCCAGGATGCCTTCATGGAGACGAATCGAGTGGTGATGGCCACCTCCGCCTCCACGTCCTCAGTGTCCTGCACTGCTACCACTGTCCAGTCAAGTAATAACCCACCCATCCACCTAGCATCTAAAAGACCCAACTCTTTAG ATGACGTATTTCACAATCTAGGTAAAGAGGACCACAGGCAACCCACTCCAACCACCCCTAGAAATGGCTCCACAGGACTTAcatccctccctcctctctcgGGGCCCCCGCTCCCCCCAGCACCCACCGCGCACCTTCCAACAATAGGATCACAACCCTTCCCAAAGATGGCCACTCCAGCCCCAGACTTTGCAGACTCCCACCAGGGTCTTTGCCTCCCACCCGCAGAACCTCCGGCCACCTCAATGGATGGGCCCATCAGTGCCCCACCCAGCGTCTGCAG tgaTCCTGACTGTGAAGGCCATCGCTGTGAAGGGAATGGGGGGTACGAGCATCCACCATATGATGGAGAGGAGAGTCAGGACGAGGACAGCTGCTCGGAGCACAGCTCTTCCACCTCCACATCCACCAACCAGAAAGAAGGAAAGTACTGTGACTGCTGCTACTGCGAATTCTTCGGACATGGCGGG CCCCCAGCTGCTCCTACCAGTCGAAACTATGCAGAAATGAGGGAGAAGCTTCGCTTACGTTTGACAAAACGCAAAGAGGAACAGCCGAAGCGCGAGGAACAGCAGCCGGTGATAGAAAGAGATGGAGGGGTGGAGGACCACAGGCGGGTGGAGGACCTGTTGCAGTTCATCAACAGTGCTGACAGTAAACCTGCTTCCAGTTCTAAGGCAGCAAAACGTGCAAGGCACAAACAAAAGAAG ATGGAGGAGAAGGCCCGTCTGGAGGCGGAGGCCCGCGAAAGGGAGGAGCAGCAGTTGTTGGAGGAACAGCAACGGCGACAGaggcaggaagaggaagaagcgCTTCAAAAAGAACTGCTCCGACTGCAGGAGCTGCAGCAACATCGCGctgccaaaaagaaaaagaaagagaaagcaaaggaaaatacCGCTCCCCCTCACAACAACCCACAGCCCCTTAAACAGACAGCTCAGAACGTCTTAGATAATCTTCAGAATGGAAAGTCACAGCTGCTTCAAACTCTCATCCGCCTCCCTGACCAGAAGGAACCCAGATTTGACTCACTACCCCGGCCCCATTTACAGCACAGCCCAAACTGCGCTGCTGAAAAGGGGTTTACCAACATCCCCAATTCTCCACCTGACCTCCTCAACGGCACCTCCTCTCTACTCGAGGTCAGCAGTAAATCCAAGGGTAAGCAGTCCGCTAAAGTGCCCACctctgaggctgctgtaaaGAAAGCCCCAGAGTTACCCAAGAGCTCCGATGCGCCTGTAAAGCTCGCTAATGGCGCTGCCACTACAACAGACACCAAAGCAATGCGAACTAGGCCCGCTGAAGCCCTCGCTTCTCTCCCAACCAGTGAACCCCAGAGGGAGGAAAGGAGCAATAACAGAAGTGCCAGCGGTAAAAGGCAGCAACACCAACCTCTAGCCCAAacaaaggaagacaggataagcCCCCCTGTGTCAAACCCCTCTCCGTCTccccctccaacctcccagcccGAACAGACCCAGCAGAACGGCAAACCTCCGACCGCAGAGTCCCCACAGCCCAAAGGCAAGACCAAGAagagcaagaagaagaaggcggaCAAGATGAACAGCTCAATAG atgATGTATTCCTGCCCAAAGACATCGACCTGGATAGCactgaaatggatgaaacagaGAGGGAGGTGGAGTACTTCAAAAG ATTTTGCTTAGACTCTGCCCGGCAGACCCGTCAACGGCTATCCATCAACTGGTCAAACTTTAGCTTGAAGAAAGCTACGTTTGCTGCACATTGA
- the fam193a gene encoding protein FAM193A isoform X2 has protein sequence MSPTDAKRGAKRRKNKRGGGSSCSAVCNTSGGKAGVASALGCEGTAAPASVVSFLTPGSAGSGNIGSITGINDEVKVNSSVTPQFTEGPVNADFSGVLQTPFTFGLNQRAPYTAGDRCLLCRCERKDTVVPSEAGISGQNGMAQPAKTPSALQLPLWVCSDCRRTVEKEDRHTTLEQSLGSQDFLLHMPVGNGNLGQEAATGDRLTTAAPTLPMLPAPDLTTPMPADTVCSCEACNERREISAESERESQQLQNHWSELRYLVRYIYRQTGTPLADDHDQPLERDKEGMKELVDRLCEKDPYQLYQRLEQQAREYVLEMKVRLLKHLSAGSKNTGPSGTIAAAQGPPQAHQFISLLLEEYNALCQAARTISSFLLTLENEHLQKFQVTWELHNKHLFENLVFAEPILHSSLPALIAQLKHGTASHDSYNEDTYRTLLESYQQLQQEMASVAAQWQECEKRIDDYVDEQMLFKVEGQNITNQRTEPHKSLISKNTLKTKQGMLKEDWEFFKQRRFIEEQLPNSKKSPTGENNFTDTMRMLSSRLSIPDCPNCNYRRRCTCDDCSLSHILTCGIMDSPIAEDLHIKLPMQGDPPRDFLTEVHPPSLSSGSSASGSNSSSPITIQQHPRLILPEGDTNTFISDDDEVPPLSSKFGDMYPMSGYEDNGVVTAAVNGLHNDINGEGENVALKTGSPRITSSSSSSEGDEEEANGDGGGEPPGQQEQLSSGKTNSPPPSYNHQQAEQVQHACECHVCNQDPSSSTLGPATCLPPSRLHAAPPPPAVGHQFFTDSKTPPAHPALHLYPHIHGHLPLHNFSRPLLHPTLYPPSPPLTHNKPLPPNPISNHSAAKQPAFSASLPEHVYQNCFGGAGGAGDWNSSLQCLSLKFENLWDAAVMKSWNPSVLLPESLPGDMLGPPLADVPLPPTSSICPQGEHPSLPTPLPPSSSSSLSSSLSSSSSSSCSSSEAKEQKKTGAKKKCLYNFQDAFMETNRVVMATSASTSSVSCTATTVQSNDVFHNLGKEDHRQPTPTTPRNGSTGLTSLPPLSGPPLPPAPTAHLPTIGSQPFPKMATPAPDFADSHQGLCLPPAEPPATSMDGPISAPPSVCSDPDCEGHRCEGNGGYEHPPYDGEESQDEDSCSEHSSSTSTSTNQKEGKYCDCCYCEFFGHGGPPAAPTSRNYAEMREKLRLRLTKRKEEQPKREEQQPVIERDGGVEDHRRVEDLLQFINSADSKPASSSKAAKRARHKQKKMEEKARLEAEAREREEQQLLEEQQRRQRQEEEEALQKELLRLQELQQHRAAKKKKKEKAKENTAPPHNNPQPLKQTAQNVLDNLQNGKSQLLQTLIRLPDQKEPRFDSLPRPHLQHSPNCAAEKGFTNIPNSPPDLLNGTSSLLEVSSKSKGKQSAKVPTSEAAVKKAPELPKSSDAPVKLANGAATTTDTKAMRTRPAEALASLPTSEPQREERSNNRSASGKRQQHQPLAQTKEDRISPPVSNPSPSPPPTSQPEQTQQNGKPPTAESPQPKGKTKKSKKKKADKMNSSIDDVFLPKDIDLDSTEMDETEREVEYFKRFCLDSARQTRQRLSINWSNFSLKKATFAAH, from the exons ATGAGTCCAACCGATGCTAAACGGGGGGCTAAACGCAGGAAGAACAAGCGGGGCGGTGGCAGTAGCTGCAGTGCTGTCTGCAATACCAGCGGTGGCAAGGCCGGGGTTGCTTCGGCCCTGGGCTGTGAGGGAACAGCAGCACCTGCCTCTGTCGTCAGCTTTTTGACACCTGGCAGTGCAGGCAGCGGGAATATAGGATCCATCACGGGCATAAACGACGAG GTCAAAGTGAACAGCAGCGTCACACCACAGTTTACGGAAGGACCGGTGAATGCTGACTTCTCTGGAGTCCTTCAG ACCCCATTCACATTTGGCCTGAACCAGCGGGCGCCCTACACTGCTGGTGACCGCTGCCTCTTGTGTCGATGTGAGCGTAAAGACACTGTCGTGCCTTCAGAGGCAGGCATCTCAGGCCAGAACGGTATGGCACAGCCTGCCAAGACTCCCAGTGCCCTACAGCTGCCTTTGTGGGTCTGCTCTGACTGCAGGCGCACAGTGGAGAAGGAGGACCGACATACTACTCTAGAGCAGTCTTTGGGG AGTCAGGACTTTCTTTTGCACATGCCTGTGGGTAATGGAAACTTGGGCCAGGAGGCAGCCACAGGGGACAGACTGACCACTGCTGCGCCTACTCTACCCATGCTTCCTGCCCCGGACCTCACCACGCCGATGCCTGCTGATACAGTGTGCAGCTGTGAAGCTTGCAACGAGAGGCG GGAGATCTCTGCCGAGTCGGAGAGGGAGTCGCAGCAGCTGCAGAACCACTGGTCGGAGCTTCGCTACCTGGTGCGCTACATCTACAGACAGACGGGAACGCCACTTGCAGATGACCACGACCAGCCTCTAGAGAGAGACAAGGAGGGCATGAAGGAGCTGGTGGACAG ACTCTGTGAAAAGGATCCCTATCAGCTCTACCAGCGGTTGGAGCAGCAGGCTCGGGAATATGTCTTGGAAATGAAAGTGCGTCTACTGAAGCACCTTTCTGCAGGTTCCAAGAACACGGGACCATCTGGGACCATAGCTGCAGCCCAAGGTCCTCCTCAAGCCCACCAGTTCATTTCCCTTTTGCTGGAGGAATACAACGCCCTCTGTCAAGCTGCACGAACCATCAGCAGCTTCCTGCTCACCCTG GAAAATGAGCACCTCCAGAAATTTCAGGTGACCTgggagctgcacaacaaacacCTTTTCGAGAATCTGGTTTTCGCCGAACCGATCTTACACAGCAGTTTACCGGCACTCATTGCACAGCTTAA GCATGGCACAGCTTCCCATGATTCATACAACGAAGATACGTACAGGACGTTATTAGAGAGCTACCAGCAACTGCAGCAGGAGATGGCTTCAGTGGCTGCTCAGTGGCAGGAGTGCGAGAAGAGGATTGATGACTATGTGGATGAACAG ATGCTTTTTAAGGTGGAGGGTCAGAATATTACCAACCAAAGAACAGAGCCACACAAGTCTTTAATTAGCAAAAAT ACTTTAAAGACTAAGCAGGGAATGCTGAAAGAGGACTGGGAATTCTTTAAGCAAAGAAGGTTTATAGAAGAACAG ttaCCCAACAGTAAGAAATCCCCCACCGGAGAAAACAACTTCACAGACACTATGAGAATGCTGTCATCTCGTCTGAGTATTCCAGACTGTCCAAACTGCAATTACAGAAGAAG gTGCACATGTGACGACTGTAGCCTCTCTCACATCCTAACGTGTGGCATAATGGACTCTCCCATCGCTGAGGACCTCCACATCAAACTACCCATGCAAGGGGATCCTCCCCGGGACTTCTTGACAGAGGTACACCCTCCTAGCCTCTCCTCCGGCAGTTCAGCGTCCGGCTCCAACTCCAGTTCTCCCATCACCATCCAGCAGCATCCGAGACTCATTCTGCCTGAAGGGGACACCAACACTTT CATTAGCGATGATGACGAAGTGCCTCCGTTGTCCAGTAAGTTTGGGGACATGTATCCTATGAGTGGTTATGAGGACAACGGTGTGGTGACTGCTGCTGTGAACGGTCTCCATAACGACATCAACGGGGAAGGTGAAAACGTGGCGCTAAAGACAGGG TCTCCTCGCattaccagcagcagcagctcatcgGAGGGTGACGAGGAGGAAGCTAATGGTGACGGTGGTGGGGAGCCCCCAGGGCAGCAGGAACAGCTTTCCTCAGGAAAGACCAATAGTCCTCCACCCTCCTACAACCACCAACAG GCAGAGCAGGTCCAGCATGCCTGCGAGTGCCACGTGTGCAACCAGGACCCCAGCTCTTCCACCCTGGGCCCTGCCACGTGTTTGCCCCCAAGTCGGCTCCACGCTGCGCCTCCTCCCCCCGCTGTGGGACACCAATTCTTCACAGACAGCAAGACCCCCCCTGCACACCCCGCCCTCCACTTGTACCCACACATCCACGGCCACTTGCCCCTACACAACTTCTCCCGGCCCCTCCTGCACCCCACACTCTACCCACCAAGCCCACCTCTCACACACAACAAG CCTCTGCCCCCCAACCCTATATCAAACCACTCGGCGGCCAAGCAGCCAGCCTTCAGTGCATCTTTACCAGAGCATGTATACCAGAACTGCTTCGGCGGTGCGGGCGGTGCAGGTGACTGGAACAGCTCTCTGCAGTGCCTCTCGCTCAAGTTTGAGAATTTATGGGATGCTGCTGTGATGAAGAGCTGGAATCCGTCTGTGCTGTTGCCCGAATCACTTCCAG GTGATATGCTTGGACCACCACTTGCTGATGTCCCCCTCCCTCCAACCTCATCTATTTGCCCCCAAGGGGAACATCCCTCACTGCCCACGCCTCTGCCCCCTTCCTCGTCTTCTTCCTTGTCATCATCTTTGTCATCGTCCTCCTCGTCCTCATGCTCCTCTTCAGAAGCCAAAGAGCAGAAGAAGACCGGCGCCAAGAAGAAGTGTCTCTACAATTTCCAGGATGCCTTCATGGAGACGAATCGAGTGGTGATGGCCACCTCCGCCTCCACGTCCTCAGTGTCCTGCACTGCTACCACTGTCCAGTCAA ATGACGTATTTCACAATCTAGGTAAAGAGGACCACAGGCAACCCACTCCAACCACCCCTAGAAATGGCTCCACAGGACTTAcatccctccctcctctctcgGGGCCCCCGCTCCCCCCAGCACCCACCGCGCACCTTCCAACAATAGGATCACAACCCTTCCCAAAGATGGCCACTCCAGCCCCAGACTTTGCAGACTCCCACCAGGGTCTTTGCCTCCCACCCGCAGAACCTCCGGCCACCTCAATGGATGGGCCCATCAGTGCCCCACCCAGCGTCTGCAG tgaTCCTGACTGTGAAGGCCATCGCTGTGAAGGGAATGGGGGGTACGAGCATCCACCATATGATGGAGAGGAGAGTCAGGACGAGGACAGCTGCTCGGAGCACAGCTCTTCCACCTCCACATCCACCAACCAGAAAGAAGGAAAGTACTGTGACTGCTGCTACTGCGAATTCTTCGGACATGGCGGG CCCCCAGCTGCTCCTACCAGTCGAAACTATGCAGAAATGAGGGAGAAGCTTCGCTTACGTTTGACAAAACGCAAAGAGGAACAGCCGAAGCGCGAGGAACAGCAGCCGGTGATAGAAAGAGATGGAGGGGTGGAGGACCACAGGCGGGTGGAGGACCTGTTGCAGTTCATCAACAGTGCTGACAGTAAACCTGCTTCCAGTTCTAAGGCAGCAAAACGTGCAAGGCACAAACAAAAGAAG ATGGAGGAGAAGGCCCGTCTGGAGGCGGAGGCCCGCGAAAGGGAGGAGCAGCAGTTGTTGGAGGAACAGCAACGGCGACAGaggcaggaagaggaagaagcgCTTCAAAAAGAACTGCTCCGACTGCAGGAGCTGCAGCAACATCGCGctgccaaaaagaaaaagaaagagaaagcaaaggaaaatacCGCTCCCCCTCACAACAACCCACAGCCCCTTAAACAGACAGCTCAGAACGTCTTAGATAATCTTCAGAATGGAAAGTCACAGCTGCTTCAAACTCTCATCCGCCTCCCTGACCAGAAGGAACCCAGATTTGACTCACTACCCCGGCCCCATTTACAGCACAGCCCAAACTGCGCTGCTGAAAAGGGGTTTACCAACATCCCCAATTCTCCACCTGACCTCCTCAACGGCACCTCCTCTCTACTCGAGGTCAGCAGTAAATCCAAGGGTAAGCAGTCCGCTAAAGTGCCCACctctgaggctgctgtaaaGAAAGCCCCAGAGTTACCCAAGAGCTCCGATGCGCCTGTAAAGCTCGCTAATGGCGCTGCCACTACAACAGACACCAAAGCAATGCGAACTAGGCCCGCTGAAGCCCTCGCTTCTCTCCCAACCAGTGAACCCCAGAGGGAGGAAAGGAGCAATAACAGAAGTGCCAGCGGTAAAAGGCAGCAACACCAACCTCTAGCCCAAacaaaggaagacaggataagcCCCCCTGTGTCAAACCCCTCTCCGTCTccccctccaacctcccagcccGAACAGACCCAGCAGAACGGCAAACCTCCGACCGCAGAGTCCCCACAGCCCAAAGGCAAGACCAAGAagagcaagaagaagaaggcggaCAAGATGAACAGCTCAATAG atgATGTATTCCTGCCCAAAGACATCGACCTGGATAGCactgaaatggatgaaacagaGAGGGAGGTGGAGTACTTCAAAAG ATTTTGCTTAGACTCTGCCCGGCAGACCCGTCAACGGCTATCCATCAACTGGTCAAACTTTAGCTTGAAGAAAGCTACGTTTGCTGCACATTGA